Below is a window of Nocardia asteroides DNA.
GTTCTCGTGCAGAGTGAGGGCGGTCCATTGGGCGTAGCCGGCGACTGCCGTGCGGTCCGGGTTCGCGGCGAGGAGGGCGGCGACCATGGGTGGGGTGGGGACGGGGCCGGTCGCCTCGTCCGGTGCGGGGGTGCCCACCTGCTGGTCGGCCGGTTGGGCGGCGGCGGCGATGGTGGCCAGGTCACGCTGGGCCAGCAGGGTTTTCGGCTGGACCTCCCAGCCGAGGGCGCGCAGACGGCTGCTCACGCCGATGGCGGTGATGCTGTCGCCGCCGAGGCCGAAGAAGTCGTCGGTGGCGCTGACCTGAGCCACACCCAGGACGTCGGCGACCACGCCGCACAGCGCCCGTTCCTGCTCGGTGCGGGGCGCCCGCCCGGTGGAGGTGAACTGGGGTGCGGGGAGGGCGGCGCGGTCGAGCTTGCCGTTCACGGTGGTCGGCAAGGCGTCGAGGATCACCAGTGCCGAGGGCACCAGGTGGTCGGGGACCAGGGTGGTCAGGCGCTGCCGCAGTTGGTCGGCGTCGAGGGCGCGGCCCGCCTCGGGGACCAGGTAGCCGACCAGGCGGGTGCTGTCGCCGGACTTGCGGATGGTCGCGGCGGCGGCGGTCACGCCGGGGAGCGCGCCGAGGGCGGCCTCGACCTCGCCGAGTTCCACGCGGTAGCCGCGCACCTTGATCTGCTGATCGGCGCGGCCCAGGTAGTCGTAGCCTCGGCCGGGTAGCCAGCGGGCCCGGTCGCCGGTGCGGTACATGCGCTCGCCCGCCGCGAACGGGTCGGCGACGAACCGGTCCGCCGTCACCGCGACGCGGCCGAGATAGCCGCGCGCCAATTGCGGCCCGGCCAAGTAGAGTTCGCCGATCTCGCCGTCGGGCACCAGTTGCAGCGCGCCGTCGAGGAGGTACGCGCGGGTGCCGTCGAGGGGACCGCCGACGTGCGGAAGCGCCCCGGTCACCGGCGCGCTGAGCGCGTCGACGGTGGCCTCGGTCGGGCCGTACATATTGCGCGCGGCCACCCCCGAACCGACGATGAGCGACCACAGCGCGGGCGGGGTCGCCTCGCCGCCGAGCAGCAGCAGCTCCGGCCGGTGCGCGTCGCCGAGCAGGCCGTTGTCGATCAGCGCGGTCGCCATCGACGGGGTGGTGTCGACGACATCGATGCGATCGGCGATCAGCGCGGCGATCTGCGCGGCCGCGTCCTTCTGGATGTCGGTGTCGTACAGGTGGACTCGATGCCCGCACCACAACCACAGCAGCTGATCCAGCGCCGCGTCGAAGGCGAACGAGTAGGTGTGCGCGACATGCAGCTGCCGCCCACCCACCCGCTCGGCGGTCTCGGCGTACACGGTCGACCGGTGGTGGTGCAGCAGCTGGGCCATCGCCCCGCAGGAGATCTGCACGCCCTTCGGCTTCCCGGTGGATCCGGAGGTGTAGACGACATAGGCCAGATGCTCGACCGAACGCGGCGCCGCGAGGTCGGCGGTGGTCAGCGGACCATCCGCGAGCCCCGTGATCTCCGCGCGAACGGCATTGTCGGACAGCCGGATCAACACGGGCGCGTCCGCCGGACCGGCAGTTGACGCCTGGTCGGCCGACGCAGTACGCGGCGTGCGGTCCGTCGATGAACCGCTGGTCAGCGACCGGTCTGCCGACACTGTGTCCGCGGCCCGGTCGGTGTCCGGGGTCGACCGCTGCGCGTGATCGGCGAACACCGCGTCGGCCACGGCATCGTCGGTGAAGATCAGTACCGGTGCGGCGTCGTCGACGATGTCGGCCAAGCGCTGGGCCGGGTGGTTGATGTCGAGGATCAGGTAGGCGGCGCCCGCGTGGCGGACGGCGAGCAGGGCGACGACCAGGTCCACGGTGCGCGGCAGGGCGATGCCGACGATGTCCTCGGGGCCCGCGCCGCGGCCGCGCAGGTAGCGGGCCAGGCGGTGCACGCGGGCGCCGAGTTCGGCGGCGGTGAGGCGGTGGGCGCCGTCGACGAGCACGATGTCGTCCGGTCGGGCGGTGACCATGCGGTCGAAGACCTCGACCGCGTCCTCGGGCGCGCCGGGCAGGGCGGCAGCGGCGCGATCGGCGCCGATCTCGCTGGGATACAGAGTGATCGCGCCGATCGGCCGATCGGCCTTGTCGACCAGGTCGGTGATCAGCGCGACCAGCGCCGACATCCGCCGCCGCACCGTGGCGGCGTCCAGCGAGCGGGCGTCGACCTCGAAGCCGAGCTGGATCCGGTCCTCCGCCAGTGGCGTCACGGTCAGGCCCAGGTCTTCCGGTGGCCCGCCGGCGACATTGCGGAGCGTGCCGGTGGCGCCGTCGAAATCGAGCGCGAAGTCGAAGGCCTTGAGATTGATGCCGATGCCGTGCAGCAGCGCTCCGGTCTGGGCGCCGCCGAATTCGCGGGCCAGGTCCTCACCGCGGAATCGCTGGTGGGCGCGCATCTCCCGCAGCGCGTCGGCCACCCGCTTGCCCAGGTCGCCCAGGCGATCCTGGCTGGAGACCGGAACCCGCAGCGGCAGCACGTTGACCGCCATGGACGGGGTGGTGAGCGCGGTCTTGCCCACGCGCGCCATCACCGGCAGCGCGATGACCACATCGGTCTCGCCGAGCAGCCGGTGCACGAAGCCCACATACCCGGCGACCAGCACATCGGCCCAGGTGATCCCGGCCGCCGTGGCCGCCTCCTTGATCCGGGCCACCTGCTCGGCGTCGAGTACCGCGCGGACCTCGTGGGTCCGCTCCACTACACCCTCGGGTGCCTTGCCGCGCCCGTCCAGCGGCGGCAGCGGAGTGAGGCGGTCGCGCCAGTAGTCGCGATCGTGCTGATGTGCCTGGCTCGCACGGTATTCCAGGTCCTCGGTCACCAGCGTCTGGATCGAGCCCCAGCGCAGGCGCGGTACGTCCCCGCCGCGGCGCAGCGCGGTGTAGTGGGCGGCCACCCGGCGCGAGACCATGGCGGCGCTGTAGCCGTCGATGATCAGGTGGTGGTAGAGCTGGATGCACCACACGTCGCTGTCGGTAAGGCGCAGCAGCGTGTAGGTGTAGAGCTGCCGGTCGACCATCGCGCGGCAGAACGTGGCCGAACGTTCCCGCTCGGCCGCGACCAGCCGGTGCGCCGCGGCGACCGGGTCGGCCTCGCCGCGCAGGTCGACCAGCGGGCGCAGGTCGGGTTCGTGGTCGGTGATCCGCTGACGCGGCCCGTCGGCGGAGTCGGTGAAACGCAACCGCATGGTGTCGGTCTCGGCGATGGTGCGCCGGATCGCGGTGTCCAGCAGAGCCACGTCGATGGGCTCCGGGCCGGAGATCTCGAGCACCTCGCCGACCATGTAGCTGAGCGAGTCGGGGTCAAGGCGCTGGGCGTTCCAGATGCCCAGTTGCGCTCCGGTGAGCGGTAATCCGGGATGGCCGGCGCTCACGTCGTCCCGTTCCACCGAGCTCACAGCAACTCCTTCATCAACGTTGGTTCGTGGTAAAGCGGCCCGCGTCACCGGATTCCGCCGCGCGGTACCGGTGACGCGGGTCGGGTCAGGCGTCGGCTTCGATCCGGGCCGGAGTCAGCTGACGCAGCAGATCGGCGGTACCGGTGACCGCGCCACAGCGCCGGGCGACGTAGTTCAGCGCCATCACGTGCTCCTCGCGGCTGAAGTCCGCGGTCGCGTCGTGCACGAGGAACGGGCGCACATCGCCCATGAACGCCTCGGCGGCGCTGAGCATGCAGCCCATGTGCGTGTAGACGCCGGTGACCAGCAGCTGATCGCGCTGGTAGTAGCCGAGCAGCTCACGCAGGTCGGTGCGCTGGAACGCCGAGTAGCGCCACTTGGTCACCTGGATGTCCTGCGGCTCCGGGGCGATGGCGTTGACGACCTTCGTATCGGCGCCCTCCGACATCCCGCTGCCCCAGAAGTCGGCCAGAATGCCGCGCCGCGACGGGTGCTGGTTGCCGGGCTGCATGGTGTAGATCACCGGGATGTCGAGCTCGTGGCAGCGGTCGCGCAGCAGGGCGATGTTGGCGATCAGGGTGCGGGCGGGATCGCGGTGCTGGTCGTAGGCGTCGAGGAAGTACTGCTGCATGTCGTGGATCAGCAGCGCGCAGCGCCCGGGTTCGGCGGTCCAGCCGACCTGGTCGGCGGTGAACTCGTCGGCGCCGGGCATCGGATAGGGCGCGATCGGGGGGATAGGCATGACGATCTCTCGTTCCGGTGGAAAGTCGGCGTCAGCCGACGGTGACGGGCAGGTCCGCGATACCGAGCGGACCGAGGATGCGCTGGAATTTGCCGGTGGTCTCGGCCAGTTCGGCGGCGGGATCGGACGCGGCGACGATGCCGCCGCCCGCGTGCGCGAGCAGGGCGGTGCCGTTCGCGGACAGTTCGGCGCAGCGGATGCTCACCATCCACTCGCCGTTGCCGTCGGCGTCACACCAGCCGACCGCGCCCGCGTAGAAGCCGCGCTCGCCCTCGAGCTCGGCGATCAGGCGAGCCGCGGCGCCGGTGGGGGTGCCGCAGATCGCGGGCGTCGGGTGCAGGGCGATGGCGAGTTCCAGTGCGGACGGGCCCGCCAGTGGCACGGTCGCCGAGATGGGGGTGCCGAGGTGCCACATGGCCGGCGTCGCGGTGAGTTCCGGTGCGGGGGTGTCGACTTCGGCGCACCGGTCGCTGAGGACGGCGGTCACCTGGTCCACCACATAGCGGTGTTCGGCGTGATCCTTGGCCGAGGTGAGCAGCGTGTCGGCGGCCAGACGGTCCGCCGCGGGGTCGTCGAGGACGCGGCGGGCCGAACCCGCCAGCGGGTGACTCAGGACTTCGTTGCCGGTGCGGCGCACCAGGATCTCCGGGCTCGAGCCGACGAGATGTCGCCCGGGATATCGCCCGCCCGCCGCGGCCAGGTCGACCAGGAAGCCGTTGGACAGCGGGTCGGAGGCGACCATCAGGTCGAGGATGTCCAGTGCCCGCACCGGCGTGGCCGACACCGCGCGCAGTGCCCTGGCGAGCACCACCTTCCGCACCGGATGGGTGGGGTTGTCGAGCAGTTCGACGGCGGTGGCGACGCGGCGCAGGTGCTCGGCCGGGGCGGGCACCGCTTCGTCGAGTTCGAAGCGCGGCACCGCGACCCCAGAGCGAGGCAGGTGCGGCGCTTCGGTGACGGTGATCGAATCGGGCGCCCACAGTGCCGTCGGCGCGCCGGGGGTGAAGGGTAGTGCGCCGACGATGTGGCTGATGCGACCGCTGCGCAGCGCGGTCACCGCCTCGTGTGCCGATCGGAAGATCGTCCCGCCCGCGCTCGCGGACACGGTCCGCTGCGGACGGGACAGCACGAAAGCGGGGTCTGAACTGTCGGTACTGATGGTGATCACCCTTTCGGTCACATATCTAGCGTTGCGCCACCGTCGACCCGCAGGTCATGCATGGTGATGTGGCGGGCGCCGTCGGACGCCAGGAAGTGGACGGCCGAGGCGATGTCGGCGGGAGCCGCGATGCGGCGCAACGGGATGCCGAGCCGGTAGACGGCGGGATCGCCGTCCAGCAGCGCGGTCTCGGCCGCATCGTCGAGGGGGCTGCCGCCGAACATGTCGCGCAGCATCGCGGTGTCGGTGGAGCCGGGCGACACCAGGTTGACGCGCACGCCGAGCGGGGCCACCTGGAGGGCGAGCGAGCGGGTGAACGCGGTGGCCGCGGCCTTGGCGGCGCCGTAGGCCGCCATCCCGACCCGGGGTGTGGCGGCGGCATTGGAGGAGACCACCACGATCGCGCCGTGGCCCGCCGCGACCATGTCGGTCGCGGCGCGCTGGGTGACCAGCATGGTGCCGGTGGCGTTCACGGTGAGACAGCGCGTCCAGTCCGCCGGACCTAGCTCGAGCGGGCTGCCGCCGACCATGACGCCCGCGGCGTGCACCAGCACCTCGACGGTGCCGTGCTCGGCGGTGAGCCGGTCGAACGCGGCGGCCACGGCGGCGGGATCGGTGATGTCGACGACGTCGCTCTGTACGAAAGCCGTTGTGTCACTTACACTTCCGCTTCCAAGGCGGTCCTGCGCGGCCTTCGTGAGCGCCGCGGCGGTCGCGTGCACCGCGGGATCGAGGTCCCAGAGCGCGACCACGCGGTCCTCGGTCGCGAAACGCGCGGCGATCGCGGCTCCGATACCCCCGGCCGCGCCGGTGACGACGACGATCCGCCCACGGGGAACACCATTAGACATGAGGTTAGCCTAACCTGAATATGCCGCCGAATGGTTAGCTTCCCTCAAGACCTTCGGTCGCAACACCGGATCCGCCCGCTGGAAAGAGGTGCTCGACTTGCCCGAACCCGTACTCCCCGGCTTCACCCCGTGGCCCGCTGACCTGGCGCGACGCTACCGAGACCAGAACCTCTGGGCGGGTGAGACATTCGGTGCGGTACTCGCCGCGCGCGCCGCGGCGAACCCGGACCGGTTCGCGGTCCTCGACACCGCGAACCGCTGGACCTACGCCGAACTCCACCACCGGGCGCGTTCCCTGGCCACCGGCCTGGCCCGCCTCGGCATCGCGCGCGGCGACCGGGTCCTGGTCCAGCTGCCCAACCGCGCCGAATTCGTGGAAGTGATCTTCGCGCTGTTCGAACTCGGCGCGCTGCCGGTGTTCTGCCTGCCCGCGCACCGCGCCGCCGAACTGGTGCCGATCGCGCGGGCCGCCGACGCCACCGCGATGATCACCAGCGGCACCCACCAGCGCTTCGACTACGCCGCGCTGGCGGAATCGGTGCGCGCCGAGGTGCCCGGCCTGCGGCACGTGCTGCTGGTGCTCGACGAGGGGCAGGCCGCGCCGGAGGGCGCCCGCGACATCGCCGAATTCCGCGACGAGCCCGCGGAACTGCCGGGCCCGCACGCCGCCGACGTCGCCTTCCTGCAGCTGTCCGGCGGCAGCACCGGCATCCCGAAGCTCATCGCCCGCACCCACGACGACTACCTCTACAGCGTGCGCCGCAGCGCCGAGATCTGCGAACTCGACAGCGACACGGTCTATCTCGCGACCCTGCCGGTCGCGCACAACTTCCCGATGAGCTCGCCGGGCATTCTCGGCGCGCTGTGGGCCGGTGGCGCGGTGGCGATGACGCCCGATCCCACGCCGGCGACGGCCTTCCCGCTCATCGAGCGCTTCGGCGTCACCATCACCGGCCTGGTGCCACCGCTGGCGCGGCTGTGGACCGAGCGGGCCGAAGCGGGCCCGACTCCTGACCTGTCCAGCCTGCGGGTGCTCCAGGTGGGTGGCGCCCGCTGCCAGGACGAGCTGGCCCGCCGGATCGGCCCGGCGCTGGGTGTCACCCTGCAGCAGGTGTTCGGGATGGCCGAGGGACTGGTGTGCTACACCCGACTCGACGATCCGATCGACGTGGTGGTGAGCACGCAGGGGCGGCCGATGTCGATGTTCGACCAGATCGCGGTCGTCGACGACAACGGCGCCGAGGTGGCGCCGGGAACGCAAGGCAACCTGATCACCCAGGGCCCGTACACGATTCGCGGCTACTACGACAATCCCGAGGCCGATGCCCGCAGTTTCACCGCCGACGGCTGGTACCGCACCGGCGACATCGTCGCGGTGCGGCCCGACGGCAATCTGGTGGTCGCGGGCCGCGCGGGCGACTGGGTCAACCGCGGCGGCGAGAAGGTCTCGGCCGAGGAGCTCGAGGCGCACCTGCTCGAACATCCGGACGTGCGCGACGCGGTGATCGTCGGCACCCCCGATCCTGTTCTCGGCCAGCGTATCTGCGCGTTCGTCCAACCGGTCGACCCGGTCCGGCGGCCCACCCTGACCGCGGTGCGCTCGTTCGTGCGCGGGCGCGGGGTCGCGGCGTGGAAGATGCCCGACGCGGTGGTCGTGGTCGACGAGTTCCCCGAGACCGGCGTCGGCAAGACCAGCCGCAAGGAACTGCGGCGGTTGCTGGCCGACAGCGCGCACCAGAACTGAACGTGCCCGGGGTGGCGTGCCGGGCACGCCACCCCGTGGCTCAGGCCAGCAGCTCGATCCAGGACCCGAGGACGGGATCGCCCGCGAGCGTGGGGAAGTCGATGTCCGCATGACCGGCCGACCGCCATTTCTCGACAAGGGACATGATGCGCACCGAATCGAGTCCGGCGTCGAGCAGATCGGTCTGGGCGGTCAGTTCGCCGGGCTCCACGCCCAGCGCGGTGGCCACGTCGCCGATCACCTGTTCGTCGGTCATCTGTCATTCCTCTCGAT
It encodes the following:
- a CDS encoding (2,3-dihydroxybenzoyl)adenylate synthase; its protein translation is MLDLPEPVLPGFTPWPADLARRYRDQNLWAGETFGAVLAARAAANPDRFAVLDTANRWTYAELHHRARSLATGLARLGIARGDRVLVQLPNRAEFVEVIFALFELGALPVFCLPAHRAAELVPIARAADATAMITSGTHQRFDYAALAESVRAEVPGLRHVLLVLDEGQAAPEGARDIAEFRDEPAELPGPHAADVAFLQLSGGSTGIPKLIARTHDDYLYSVRRSAEICELDSDTVYLATLPVAHNFPMSSPGILGALWAGGAVAMTPDPTPATAFPLIERFGVTITGLVPPLARLWTERAEAGPTPDLSSLRVLQVGGARCQDELARRIGPALGVTLQQVFGMAEGLVCYTRLDDPIDVVVSTQGRPMSMFDQIAVVDDNGAEVAPGTQGNLITQGPYTIRGYYDNPEADARSFTADGWYRTGDIVAVRPDGNLVVAGRAGDWVNRGGEKVSAEELEAHLLEHPDVRDAVIVGTPDPVLGQRICAFVQPVDPVRRPTLTAVRSFVRGRGVAAWKMPDAVVVVDEFPETGVGKTSRKELRRLLADSAHQN
- a CDS encoding isochorismatase family protein, which codes for MPIPPIAPYPMPGADEFTADQVGWTAEPGRCALLIHDMQQYFLDAYDQHRDPARTLIANIALLRDRCHELDIPVIYTMQPGNQHPSRRGILADFWGSGMSEGADTKVVNAIAPEPQDIQVTKWRYSAFQRTDLRELLGYYQRDQLLVTGVYTHMGCMLSAAEAFMGDVRPFLVHDATADFSREEHVMALNYVARRCGAVTGTADLLRQLTPARIEADA
- a CDS encoding isochorismate synthase, yielding MTERVITISTDSSDPAFVLSRPQRTVSASAGGTIFRSAHEAVTALRSGRISHIVGALPFTPGAPTALWAPDSITVTEAPHLPRSGVAVPRFELDEAVPAPAEHLRRVATAVELLDNPTHPVRKVVLARALRAVSATPVRALDILDLMVASDPLSNGFLVDLAAAGGRYPGRHLVGSSPEILVRRTGNEVLSHPLAGSARRVLDDPAADRLAADTLLTSAKDHAEHRYVVDQVTAVLSDRCAEVDTPAPELTATPAMWHLGTPISATVPLAGPSALELAIALHPTPAICGTPTGAAARLIAELEGERGFYAGAVGWCDADGNGEWMVSIRCAELSANGTALLAHAGGGIVAASDPAAELAETTGKFQRILGPLGIADLPVTVG
- a CDS encoding SDR family oxidoreductase; its protein translation is MSNGVPRGRIVVVTGAAGGIGAAIAARFATEDRVVALWDLDPAVHATAAALTKAAQDRLGSGSVSDTTAFVQSDVVDITDPAAVAAAFDRLTAEHGTVEVLVHAAGVMVGGSPLELGPADWTRCLTVNATGTMLVTQRAATDMVAAGHGAIVVVSSNAAATPRVGMAAYGAAKAAATAFTRSLALQVAPLGVRVNLVSPGSTDTAMLRDMFGGSPLDDAAETALLDGDPAVYRLGIPLRRIAAPADIASAVHFLASDGARHITMHDLRVDGGATLDM
- a CDS encoding phosphopantetheine-binding protein, producing the protein MTDEQVIGDVATALGVEPGELTAQTDLLDAGLDSVRIMSLVEKWRSAGHADIDFPTLAGDPVLGSWIELLA